Proteins from one Mercurialis annua linkage group LG7, ddMerAnnu1.2, whole genome shotgun sequence genomic window:
- the LOC126655051 gene encoding uncharacterized protein LOC126655051 yields the protein MAISQSIKKLTAQLHHRLPSLSPTIRSTTTSAKVSDRIVKLFAVDVEGKKREIIGLSGHTLLKSLTNSGLIDPESHRLEEIDACSAECEVRIAQEWLEKLPPRSYDEEFVLKKYSRARVLNKHARLGCQVVLQKDLQGMVVAVPEPKAWDIP from the coding sequence ATGGCCATATCACAGTCCATCAAGAAACTAACCGCTCAACTCCACCACCGCCTCCCGTCTCTATCTCCGACCATCCGCTCAACAACAACCTCCGCCAAAGTCTCCGACAGAATCGTCAAACTATTCGCCGTCGATGTAGAAGGCAAAAAACGCGAGATCATCGGTCTCTCAGGCCACACACTTCTCAAATCGCTCACCAACAGCGGCTTAATCGATCCTGAATCTCACCGCCTCGAGGAGATCGACGCGTGCTCGGCGGAGTGCGAAGTGAGAATCGCTCAAGAATGGCTGGAGAAGCTGCCGCCGAGATCTTACGACGAGGAGTTTGTTTTGAAGAAGTATTCGAGAGCTAGGGTTTTGAATAAGCATGCTCGATTGGGATGTCAGGTTGTGCTTCAGAAGGATCTTCAAGGTATGGTCGTTGCTGTCCCTGAACCTAAAGCTTGGGATATTccgtaa
- the LOC126655049 gene encoding linoleate 9S-lipoxygenase 6-like — translation MGTHSPSSSLHSCMGTVSSKILHPTKRYIVKGKFVVQQNQGRSGPGKSASIQIYSSTEIDPSTGKGKLSEKVYLKHAKSKKHDGIKITTYQTKLRIEQNFGIPGALLVTNKHKHEFFLESAALEFKDRQTIHFHCRSWVYPVQMTKSARLFFSTTCYLPKETPNALVELRKLELESLRGDGIKERSKWDRIYDYDYYNDLGRPDKSPKHTRLVLGGSEAHPYPRRARTGCPPSSTDPSSGHQLKTIDLDVYVPPDEQLSPKKLSDLTSNIVQAAVHFLIPEAKSLSKQDSGTFKSFDEIRGMFTRKRSRAIEGKVAEKLKKLVPDELFEEIVHASKQDLNIPLPQILSEKDLAWRDDEEFGHQMLAGVNPTRIQCLQRFPPEGKNGESKIKVSDIEHNLDGLDIYQAMYQWRMLVLDHHDYLMPFLGRMNKKGVCAYASRTLFFLRDDSTLKPVAIELSLPGSLQHKEVSRVFLPASEGTEAALWQLAKAHVASNDSAYHQLISHWLHTHAVIEPFVIASRRQLSVMHPIHRLLDPHFKDTIHVNALARRILINSGGILEKTLFTGEISMELSAELYKDWRFDEQALPADLLKRQLALEDPDSPTGVQLLFEDYPYGADGLEVWRAIKTWVTDYCSIFYRDDDSVKMDIEIQAWWTEVKNVGHGDKHNETWWYEMTTISNLIKVITTLVWITSAFHASVNFGQYAYASYPPNRPMLCRKFIPKEGGKEFAKFLIDPDKFYLNMLPERYETALGIALTKVLSQHSSDEEYLGQRPFEWTDNKEVQLSFEKFTAELKEIEKKICERNENPRFRNRWGTAKIPYKFLDPDTSNVQSKGGITGKGIPNSISI, via the exons ATGGGAACACATAGTCCGAGCTCCAGTTTGCATTCGTGCATGGGAACCGTCAGTAGCAAGATTCTGCATCCAACTAAGAGATACATCGTGAAAGGAAAATTTGTTGTACAACAGAACCAGGGTCGATCAGGTCCTGGAAAATCAGCATCCATTCAGATTTATAGCAGCACTGAAATCGACCCAA GCACAGGCAAAGGAAAGCTGAGTGAGAAAGTGTACCTCAAGCACGCAAAGAGCAAGAAACATGACGGAATAAAAATAACAACATATCAAACAAAGCTCCGCATTGAGCAGAATTTTGGAATTCCTGGAGCACTTCTCGTAACCAACAAACACAAGCATGAATTTTTCCTTGAATCTGCAGCGCTAGAATTTAAAGACCGTCAAACCATTCATTTCCACTGCAGATCTTGGGTATACCCAGTCCAAATGACAAAATCAGCGCGCTTGTTCTTCTCAACCACA TGTTATCTGCCAAAAGAAACACCTAATGCTTTGGTGGAGTTAAGGAAGTTAGAACTTGAAAGCTTGAGGGGAGATGGAATTAAAGAAAGAAGCAAATGGGATCGAATCTATGATTATGACTATTACAATGATCTTGGTCGCCCAGATAAAAGTCCAAAACACACTAGACTAGTCCTGGGCGGTTCAGAAGCACATCCATATCCTCGCAGGGCAAGGACTGGTTGCCCTCCTAGCAGCACCG ATCCCTCAAGCGGGCACCAACTGAAAACAATCGACTTGGATGTATATGTTCCTCCAGACGAGCAACTTAGCCCCAAAAAACTTTCAGACTTAACATCTAATATAGTCCAGGCTGCTGTACATTTTCTTATCCCTGAGGCAAAATCTTTATCCAAACAAGATTCGGGTACGTTTAAGTCATTTGATGAAATACGTGGCATGTTCACTAGGAAGAGAAGTCGAGCAATTGAGGGAAAGGTTGCAGAGAAATTAAAGAAGTTGGTACCAGATGAGCTTTTTGAAGAGATTGTCCATGCCAGTAAACAAGACTTGAATATTCCATTGCCTCAAATTCTATCAG AGAAAGACTTGGCTTGGAGGGACGACGAGGAGTTTGGACATCAAATGCTTGCAGGAGTTAACCCCACACGCATTCAGTGTTTGCAG CGCTTCCCACCAGAAGGCAAAAACGGAGAGAGTAAAATAAAGGTATCAGACATAGAACACAACTTAGATGGCTTGGACATTTATCAG GCTATGTATCAATGGAGGATGCTCGTCTTGGATCACCATGATTATCTCATGCCCTTTCTAGGCAGAATGAACAAAAAGGGCGTTTGTGCATATGCATCAAGAACACTGTTTTTCTTGCGAGACGATTCCACACTGAAGCCAGTAGCAATTGAACTTAGCTTGCCCGGGTCTCTTCAGCACAAAGAGGTCAGCCGGGTATTCCTACCAGCAAGTGAAGGAACTGAAGCAGCACTTTGGCAACTTGCTAAAGCTCATGTAGCATCTAATGACTCAGCATACCATCAATTAATCAGCCATTG GTTGCACACTCATGCAGTTATTGAGCCATTCGTTATTGCAAGTAGAAGGCAGTTGAGTGTTATGCACCCAATTCACCGGCTGTTAGATCCTCATTTTAAAGATACTATTCATGTAAATGCATTGGCTCGGAGAATCCTTATTAACTCTGGAGGAATCCTTGAGAAGACTCTGTTTACTGGTGAAATATCTATGGAATTATCTGCTGAACTCTACAAGGACTGGAGATTCGATGAACAAGCTCTCCCTGCCGATCTTCTTAAAAG ACAACTGGCCCTGGAAGACCCAGACAGTCCCACTGGGGTTCAGCTTCTTTTCGAGGATTATCCCTATGGTGCAGATGGACTTGAGGTATGGCGTGCCATTAAGACATGGGTAACAGACTATTGCTCCATTTTCTACAGAGACGATGATTCAGTCAAGATGGACATAGAAATCCAAGCATGGTGGACAGAAGTTAAAAACGTAGGTCATGGTGATAAGCACAATGAGACATGGTGGTATGAAATGACAACTATCTCCAACCTAATAAAGGTTATAACAACTCTCGTATGGATTACATCAGCCTTTCATGCATCAGTGAACTTTGGACAATATGCATATGCCAGTTACCCTCCTAATCGTCCCATGCTATGTAGAAAATTCATACCAAAGGAAGGAGGAAAAGAATTTGCTAAGTTCCTAATAGATCCAGATAAATTCTATCTTAATATGTTGCCCGAAAGATATGAAACAGCCCTTGGCATCGCATTGACAAAGGTTCTCTCACAGCATAGCTCTGATGAAGAGTACTTGGGACAGAGGCcatttgagtggactgacaataAAGAAGTTCAactatcttttgaaaagtttaccGCAGAGCTAAAAGAGATAGAGAAAAAAATCTGCGAGAGAAATGAAAATCCAAGGTTTAGGAACAGATGGGGCACTGCCAAGATACCATACAAATTTCTTGACCCGGATACATCAAATGTTCAATCAAAAGGAGGCATCACCGGAAAAGGGATCCCTAATAGTATATCTATATAA
- the LOC126655050 gene encoding uncharacterized protein LOC126655050 has translation MALTSLYSQRPHLCNNDIVSLPSRTSSTHLCPKHTTLTFKNTSTFFGSKLPAKPISVSLSNHSTRTVPVITASSHTFDVVIIGAGIIGLAIARQLLIGSNLSVAVVDKAVPCSGATGAGQGYIWMAHKSPESDMWELTMRSHNLWKMLADSIHDQGLNPLEELGWKNTGSLLVGRTPEECEALKKRVKKLSEAGLKAQYLSGQDLHLEEPALQVGEGGGAAFFPDDCQLDAHRTVEFIEKANRHFASKGRYAEFYHDPVESLLRSSSSGEIEAVQTSKNTLYSKKAIVVAAGCWSGTLMHDLFRETVSPLNVPVKPRKGHLLVLENFGALTLNHGVMEAGYVDHYGAGVKSNNSATPLVDSSRNLSISMTATMDAMGNLVLGSSREFSGFNTEADQSIVDHIWSRAGVFFPKLKEISLMDVNKSRKLRIGLRPYMPDGKPVIGHVPDFPNVLIATGHEGGGLSMALGTAEMVADMVLGKPGTVKSTLFSVQGRC, from the exons ATGGCATTAACTTCGCTTTATTCCCAACGCCCCCATCTCTGTAACAACGACATCGTTTCACTCCCAAGTAGAACTAGTAGTACGCATTTATGTCCTAAACACACTACGCTCACTTTCAAAAATACTAGTACCTTCTTTGGCTCCAAATTGCCCGCCAAACCGATTTCGGTTTCATTATCAAATCATTCAACCCGAACCGTACCGGTTATAACAGCTTCTTCTCATACTTTCGATGTAGTCATCATTGGTGCTGGAATAATCGGGTTAGCTATTGCCCGGCAGCTTCTGATCGGGTCGAATCTGTCCGTTGCTGTTGTCGATAAAGCCGTCCCTTGCTCTGGTGCCACCGGTGCAG GGCAAGGCTACATATGGATGGCGCACAAGTCGCCCGAGAGTGATATGTGGGAGCTCACAATGCGAAGCCACAATTTATGGAAAATGCTTGCTGATAGCATCCATGATCAAGGCTTGAATCCGCTCGAGGAGTTAGGCTGGAAAAATACTG GAAGCTTATTAGTAGGAAGAACACCGGAAGAGTGTGAGGCATTGAAAAAGAGGGTAAAGAAGCTTTCTGAAGCTGGATTGAAAGCGCAGTATTTGTCTGGTCAAGATTTGCATTTGGAAGAACCTGCATTGCAGGTTGGAGAAGGTGGCGGGGCTGCCTTTTTTCCGGATGATTGTCAACTGGACGCCCATCGTACTGTCGAATTTATTGAAAAG GCTAATAGACATTTTGCATCAAAAGGGAGATATGCAGAGTTCTATCACGATCCAGTGGAGAGTTTATTGAG ATCTTCTAGCAGTGGGGAGATTGAAGCTGTTCAGACTTCCAAGAATACTTTGTACAGTAAGAAGGCCATTGTAGTTGCTGCTGGTTGTTGGAGTGGGACTTTGATGCATGACCTATTTAGAGAAACTGTATCTCCTTTAAATGTCCCTGTTAAGCCTCGGAAG GGTCACTTGCTTGTGCTTGAGAACTTTGGGGCTCTTACATTAAACCATGGTGTGATGGAGGCAGGTTATGTTGATCATTATGGTGCAGGTGTGAAAAGCAACAATTCAGCTACACCACTGGTTGACTCTAGCAGAAATTTGTCTATTTCAATGACAGCCACTATGGATGCCATGGGAAACCTTGTTCTCG GTAGTAGCCGTGAGTTTTCAGGTTTTAACACTGAAGCAGATCAATCCATTGTTGATCACATATGGAGCCGGGCTGGAGTATTCTTTCCTAAATTAAAAGAGATATCCCTTATGGACGTTAATAAGAGCAGAAAACTGAGAATTGGATTACGCCCTTATA TGCCAGATGGTAAGCCGGTGATTGGGCATGTTCCTGATTTTCCAAATGTGCTGATTGCAACTGGGCATGAAGGCGGAGGACTTTCCATG GCTTTGGGTACTGCTGAAATGGTTGCTGATATGGTGTTGGGCAAACCTGGGACTGTCAAAAGTACCCTATTTTCAGTTCAGGGTCGATGTTGA
- the LOC126657351 gene encoding poly(A)-specific ribonuclease PARN-like, translating to MVSLSLRLQRRLFCTKPAQTPKPDNQNQWSIKQITKSNFTDSLQEIKTHIFGSDFISISLKKTGSFSSPWHHVSPFDTPETAYLKAKHAAEKFQILQFAVCPFTLSASKVTAYPYNFHLYPRDELRIGMPAYSFSCHASYLSKMVEEGFDFNACVNDGISYLSKAQESTAKVWMGNPHLARDVEESNSTSSVADSIFVQRTRSRVKNWKSACTRTSKGKDDVLVNSLRKLVLGLEEYNSRPCMNIDVCSERQVQLVIEMLKEFGDDFVSLIIPAKGGETQAVRVVLTSSKEDRDCLQTEIRNLEDEQNKKIRGFREVIDLISASQKPVVSHNSLNDLTFIHSKFLAPLPPSMEEFVHSLRQAFPQVVDVNHLMKEISPQRKVTNIPTTTSYLKNRFFAPVDLEIPFLGMVTEGKIHGHKAVKICDLFAKLSVILKLGPMQSDEKNLASIIEAYANVFSLYSPGLQTDEDVRIWSNNTRKVSQQDLVFIWGFKQSMSAGMLKSLLQKSHKVFSKEFDVRFVDKSCAIVVFWEPGLSKTFLDVLNGNSEVVGDLRELVSEGVRGASYNSYDRACRLGCWDEILADSLDKALEAPDGHLDSDSLNNSSKTQWCNEWMINLDEL from the exons ATGGTTTCCCTCTCTCTCCGGTTGCAAAGACGGTTATTTTGCACGAAACCCGCCCAAACCCCCAAACCCGACAATCAAAATCAATGGAGCATCAAACAAATAACCAAGTCAAATTTTACAGATTCCTTACAAGAAATCAAAACCCACATCTTCGGTTCCGATTTCATATCCATTTCCTTGAAGAAAACCGGGTCTTTCTCATCTCCATGGCACCACGTGTCCCCGTTCGACACGCCCGAAACCGCTTACTTGAAAGCCAAACACGCCGCTGAGAAGTTCCAGATTCTTCAGTTTGCTGTTTGTCCGTTTACTCTCTCTGCTTCTAAAGTTACTGCTTACCC GTATAATTTTCATTTGTATCCGAGGGATGAATTGAGGATTGGAATGCCAGCTTATAGTTTTTCTTGTCATGCTTCTTATTTGAGTAAAATGGTTGAAGAAGGTTTTGATTTTAATGCTTGTGTTAATGATG GGATATCGTACTTGTCCAAAGCACAAGAATCTACTGCAAAAGTTTGGATGGGGAACCCACATCTTGCTAGGGATGTGGAAGAATCGAATTCTACCTCTTCTGTTGCTGATTCAATCTTTGTCCAACGGACTAGATCCCGTGTTAAGAATTGGAAAAGTGCGTGTACACGCACCAGTAAAGGGAAAGATG ATGTTTTGGTGAATTCCCTGAGAAAACTCGTATTGGGACTCGAAGAGTATAACTCAAGACCTTGTATGAATATAGATGTTTGCAGTGAACGCCAAGTGCAACTTGTAATTGAG ATGTTGAAAGAATTTGGTGATGACTTTGTCTCTCTGATCATTCCTGCTAAAGGTGGAGAAACACAAGCAGTTCGTGTTGTCTTAACAAGTTCTAAAGAAGATAGGGATTGTCTTCAG ACAGAGATCCGAAATCTTGAAGATGAACAGAACAAGAAAATCCGTGGCTTTCGAGAGGTGATCGATCTGATTTCTGCTTCACAGAAGCCTGTTGTCTCCCACAATTCCCTTAATG ATTTGACGTTCATCCATTCAAAATTTCTAGCTCCCCTACCTCCTAGCATGGAGGAATTTGTACATTCCTTGCGCCAAGCTTTCCCTCAGGTGGTTGATGTTAATCATCTTATGAAGGAAATTAGCCCTCAAAGAAAAGTGACAAATATACCTACCACTACATCTTATTTAAAGAATAGGTTCTTTGCGCCGGTTGATCTGGAAATTCCGTTCCTAG GTATGGTAACCGAAGGCAAGATTCACGGGCATAAGGCTGTGAAGATTTGTGACCTATTTGCGAAGCTATCCGTTATACTCAAACTTGGCCCCATGCAATCTGATGAAAAGAATCTGGCTTCAATAATCGAAGCCTATGCAAACGTTTTCAGTCTGTACTCCCCTGGCCTGCAAACCGATGAAGATGTTAGAATTTGGAGTAACAATACTAGAAAAGTAAGCCAGCAGGATTTGGTTTTCATTTGGGGATTTAAGCAAAGTATGTCGGCTGGCATGCTGAAGAGCTTGCTTCAGAAGTCTCATAAAGTTTTCTCTAAAGAATTTGATGTTAGATTTGTGGATAAGAGTTGTGCCATTGTTGTTTTCTGGGAACCCGGTTTGTCTAAAACTTTTCTGGATGTCCTGAATGGTAATTCAGAGGTAGTTGGAGATTTAAGGGAGTTGGTATCAGAAGGTGTAAGAGGTGCAAGCTACAATTCTTACGACAGAGCGTGCAGATTGGGTTGTTGGGATGAAATTTTGGCAGATTCTTTAGATAAAGCCTTGGAAGCTCCGGACGGACATTTGGATTCTGACTCTCTGAATAATTCATCTAAAACTCAATGGTGCAATGAATGGATGATCAACTTGGATGAACTCTGA
- the LOC126656099 gene encoding serine carboxypeptidase 1, translating into MIKPMISRSPIFLHSFVCFLLFRSVIVTHSAPQDALVLELPGFSGALPSKHYSGYVNIDENGDNGKKLFYYFVESEGNPKVDPVVLWLNGGPGCSSFDGFVYEHGPFNFEAANATKDSPKLHLNPYSWSKVSSIIYLDSPAGVGLSYSKNTADYITGDLKTALDSHTFLLKWFKLYPEFLGNPFFIAGESYAGVYVPTLAYEVMKGIDAGTKPKLNLKGYLVGNGVTDDVFDGNALIPFAHGMGLIPDELYEEVINECKENFYNPLSETCESKLLKVDKNLEGLNVYDILEPCYHGTDVIKEDNTDSKIRLPSSFRELGRTDRPFPVRKRMFGRAWPFRAPVREGIVPTWPQILNGDNVPCTDDEIATSWLNNAAVRKAIHADEESVSGAWDLCTDRITFTHDAGSMIKYHRNLTMRGFRALIFSGDHDMCVPYTGSQAWTRSMGYKIVDEWRPWISKGQVAGYVQGYDNNLTFLTIKGAGHTVPEYKPQEALDLYSRFLAGKKI; encoded by the exons atgatcaAGCCTATGATCTCGAGAAGTCCCATTTTCTTGCATAGTTTTGTCTGTTTCTTGCTGTTCAGGTCTGTAATTGTGACTCACTCAGCTCCTCAAGATGCTCTGGTTCTTGAACTTCCTGGTTTTTCTGGGGCTCTTCCTTCTAAACATTATTCAGG ATATGTGAATATTGATGAAAATGGTGACAATGGGAAgaaattattttactattttgttGAATCTGAGGGGAATCCAAAGGTGGATCCTGTGGTTCTTTGGCTTAATGGAGGGCCTGGATGCTCCAGCTTTGATGGATTTGTATATGAGCATg GTCCATTCAATTTTGAAGCAGCAAATGCAACAAAAGATTCACCTAAATTGCATCTTAATCCGTACAGCTGGTCTAAG GTCTCCAGCATTATATATTTAGATTCTCCTGCTGGTGTTGGCCTCTCTTATTCCAAGAATACAGCTGATTACATTACTGGTGATTTGAAAACTGCCTTGGATTCACATACATTTCTCCTGAAG TGGTTTAAGCTGTACCCAGAGTTCCTTGGCAACCCTTTTTTCATTGCTGGGGAGTCGTATGCTGGAGTTTATGTGCCAACCCTTGCTTATGAAGTAATGAAAG GTATTGATGCTGGTACAAAGCCTAAGCTTAATCTCAAG GGATATTTGGTGGGAAATGGAGTAACGGATGATGTTTTTGATGGCAATGCTCTTATTCCATTTGCACATGGAATGGGCTTGATCCCAGATGAACTATATGAG GAGGTGATAAATGAATGCAAGGAAAATTTCTATAATCCACTCAGTGAAACTTGTGAGAGCAAGCTTCTGAAGGTTGATAAG AATCTTGAAGGTTTAAACGTATACGACATTCTAGAGCCATGCTATCATGGAACAGATGTAATTAAGGAGGATAATACAGACAGTAAAATAAGGTTACCTTCGAGCTTCCGGGAATTAGGTCGGACCGATAGGCCTTTTCCGGTGAGGAAGAGGATGTTTGGTCGTGCTTGGCCATTTAGAGCTCCGGTTAGAGAGGGTATTGTTCCAACTTGGCCGCAGATCCTCAATGGCGACAATGTGCCGTGCACT GATGATGAAATTGCTACCTCATGGCTGAATAATGCAGCAGTTAGGAAAGCAATCCACGCCGACGAg GAAAGCGTATCCGGTGCTTGGGATTTATGCACAGATAGAATCACCTTTACACATGATGCCGGGAGCATGATCAAGTACCACCGGAACCTTACTATGAGGGGATTCCGAGCGCTCATTTTCAG TGGTGATCATGATATGTGTGTACCATATACTGGGAGTCAAGCTTGGACAAGATCTATGGGTTATAAAATAGTTGATGAATGGAGGCCATGGATCTCCAAAGGACAAGTTGCTGG TTATGTACAAGGGTATGACAACAACCTCACATTTTTAACCATAAAG GGAGCTGGACATACTGTTCCAGAATACAAACCACAGGAGGCATTGGATCTCTACAGTCGTTTCCTTGCCGGAAAGAAAATATAA
- the LOC126656624 gene encoding monocopper oxidase-like protein SKU5, whose amino-acid sequence MHSGVCYSLLIVIGCVVTGSLAGDPYVFFDWTVSYLTRYPLGVKQQVIGINGIFPGPILNVTTNWNVVVNVKNELDEPLLITWNGIQHRKNSWQDGVLGTNCPIPAGWNWTYQFQVKDQIGSFFYFPSLNFQRAAGGYGGIIINNRDIIPLPFLVPDGDVTLFISDWFTKSHKDLRKHVENRDGLGVPDGILINGFGPYRYDEALVREGITYQIINVEPGKTYRLRVHNVGISTSLNFRIQNHNLLLAETEGSYTVQQNYENMDIHVGQSYSFLVTMDQNASGDYYIVATPRYAKSSASNKAAGVAILHYSNSQGPASGPLPDPPNEYDTFFSMNQARSIRRNVSAGAARPNPQGSFKYGEITVTDVYVILDRPPELIDGKRRSTLNGISYLAPSTPLKLAQQYNISGVYKLDFPNRIMNRPPKVDTSLINGTFKGFMEIIFQNNDTSVQSYHMDGYAFFVVGMDFGVWTDNSRGTYNKWDGVARSTIQVFPGAWTAILVSLDNTGIWNLHTQNLDSWYLGQEVYVSVVNPEIDASEVPLPDNAIYCGLLSSLQRDQAQRFKFSGAPSIPNASRNTIFIAIVLALYANFVG is encoded by the exons ATGCACTCTGGTGTTTGCTACTCCTTGTTAATTGTTATTGGGTGTGTGGTAACTGGGTCTTTAGCTGGTGACCCTTATGTGTTCTTTGATTGGACTGTTTCTTATCTTACTCGCTACCCTCTTGGTGTTAAGCAACAG GTGATTGGTATCAATGGCATATTTCCTGGACCAATTCTTAATGTTACTACAAATTGGAATGTTGTTGTCAATGTCAAGAATGAACTCGACGAGCCATTGCTTATTACATG GAATGGTATACAACATAGGAAAAACTCATGGCAGGATGGTGTTTTAGGGACTAATTGTCCGATCCCTGCTGGGTGGAATTGGACGTATCAATTTCAGGTGAAAGATCAGATAGGAAGTTTCTTTTACTTTCCTTCCCTTAACTTCCAGCGAGCAGCAGGTGGATATGGAGGCATCATTATAAACAATAGGGACATCATTCCGTTGCCCTTTTTGGTGCCTGATGGGGATGTTACTCTTTTTATCAGTGACTGGTTTACAAAGAGTCATAAG GACCTGAGGAAACATGTTGAAAATCGAGATGGCCTAGGAGTTCCCGATGGTATCCTGATTAATGGATTTGGTCCTTATAGATATGATGAGGCGCTTGTCCGAGAAGGCATTacttatcaaattataaatgttGAACCTG GAAAGACATATCGTCTTCGGGTGCACAATGTTGGTATCTCAACCAGCTTGAACTTTAGAATACAAAACCACAACTTACTTCTTGCTGAGACTGAAGGATCATACACTGTTCAGCAGAATTATGAAAACATGGATATTCATGTGGGTCAGTCATATTCGTTCTTGGTTACGATGGATCAAAATGCTAGCGGTGATTATTACATTGTTGCCACTCCAAGATATGCCAAATCATCTGCTTCGAATAAAGCTGCTGGAGTTGCTATCTTACACTATTCAAATTCCCAGGGACCTGCCTCGGGTCCTCTTCCTGATCCTCCTAATGAATATGATACATTTTTCTCAATGAATCAAGCGAGATCCATAAG ACGGAATGTCTCAGCTGGTGCTGCTCGTCCAAATCCCCAGGGATCTTTCAAATACGGTGAAATTACAGTGACGGATGTATATGTAATTCTTGATAGACCTCCTGAGCTTATAGATGGGAAACGGCGTTCTACTCTCAATGGCATTTCATACTTGGCACCTTCAACACCTCTGAAGCTTGCTCAGCAATACAACATTTCGGGTGTCTACAAGCTTGACTTCCCGAATAGAATAATGAACAGACCTCCCAAAGTCGATACATCTCTAATTAATGGTACTTTTAAAGGTTTTATGGAAATTATCTTTCAGAATAATGACACCTCCGTCCAGAGCTACCATATGGATGGATATGCATTCTTCGTTGTGGG TATGGATTTTGGAGTGTGGACCGACAATAGCAGAGGCACATACAACAAATGGGATGGTGTTGCTCGCTCCACTATACAG GTCTTCCCTGGAGCTTGGACAGCGATTTTAGTTTCTCTTGACAATACGGGCATTTGGAATCTCCACACACAAAATCTCGACTCGTGGTATTTGGGCCAGGAGGTTTACGTGAGCGTTGTAAATCCAGAGATTGATGCATCCGAGGTTCCTTTGCCTGACAATGCCATTTACTGTGGGCTATTATCATCTTTACAGAG GGACCAGGCTCAGAGATTTAAGTTCTCCGGTGCACCATCAATTCCAAATGCGAGTAGAAATACAATTTTCATTGCAATAGTCTTAGCATTGTATGCGAATTTTGTCGGGTAA
- the LOC126657258 gene encoding uncharacterized protein LOC126657258, translating to MSKLFMKPLKKSIVDRFPNISITDADISKSASVKDLWKNNQWAFSDPIDEATQEMWNQIKNNYCVTPGNIDSITWKAQSNGLFTIKSLWRNLNVSRCKVPWYKIIWFSGNIPRHSFTTWLALNNRLNTKDKLVTWKVIPTNICSLCNQYPEDVNHLFFSCKFSYEIWNCVLKDMGKRRLFLCATVYQIWLAKNGVIFNQKVANSDQVFGCIKADAAVVANYHLVLLPVF from the exons atgagcAAATTATTCATGAAACCTCTC AAAAAAAGTATTGTTGACAGATTTCCTAACATCAGTATTACTGATGCTGACATTAGCAAATCTGCTAGTGTCAAAGACTTGTGGAAAAATAACCAATGGGCATTTTCAGATCCCATAGATGAAGCTACTCAAGAGATGTGgaaccaaatcaaaaataaCTATTGTGTTACCCCTGGAAATATTGACAGTATCACCTGGAAAGCTCAGAGCAATGGTTTGTTCACCATCAAAAGCCTCTGGAGAAATTTGAATGTTAGCAGATGCAAAGTCCCTTGGTATAAAATCATCTGGTTCTCTGGGAACATTCCTAGACACTCATTTACTACCTGGTTAGCCTTGAATAACAGATTAAACACTAAAGACAAGCTAGTAACATGGAAAGTTATTCCTACTAATATCTGCAGTCTCTGTAATCAGTATCCTGAAGATGTCAACCATCTCTTCTTTAGTTGCAAGTTCTCCTATGAAATTTGGAATTGCGTTCTGAAAGATATGGG GAAAAGGAGGCTTTTCTTATGTGCCACAGTGTACCAAATTTGGCTTGCCAAGAATGGAGTTATCTTTAATCAAAAAGTTGCCAATAGTGATCAAGTGTTTGGTTGTATTAAAGCTGAT GCTGCTGTTGTAGCTAATTATCACCTTGTTCTTTTGCCAGTTTTTTAG